In Brachionichthys hirsutus isolate HB-005 chromosome 5, CSIRO-AGI_Bhir_v1, whole genome shotgun sequence, a single genomic region encodes these proteins:
- the alpk3a gene encoding alpha-protein kinase 3 → MTMTSRRPMIRTYSGNGRTSSFGEEEGISPNGRLESRNPYLSDVRPENSYSRYSRYRPMRSTLCTVMAQLTEDIQPSFETTVRSKAVSENCNVKFTCMVSGYPAPELKWYKDDMEMDRYCGLPKYEIHRNGKIHSLHIYNCTLDDAAIYQVSASNSKGIVSCSGVLEVGTMNEFKIHQRFFAKLKHKAEEKKKKDLEAKKEDKENVEKERKQISPERPPRKRHVPPLEKTPAVKELETVEKMGAAAEPNGIDIGIKETAPGTTEDGELDRAISPSEEPLAEKKMKISNGIDADINGSSSSYSGRSRAMGNGGENMYDGGFSLAQFLAETLQSQAAEEKQNALQGEMPKESDAPVEYASVEQDRAQERMQKEKKQEEALQEEHERERRERERSSHTVSHTKPGSEAKHHSKTHKDHDHHHIQASISSMFHTVKGFLFGKSKKEAQEHVENKEKASDSTPPSTQLPQPELAPSFQLHLEHNRESKTPTDDVVPLETDTIEEPSETVYIEMESASLVQHTVQDAVLPPDSVEKSTAQSVQEEEEDAGEAMGVSVGPQSSSPGEKSSLSELQAPSEEHFPVVSAIEEASKKLQLPDSLVVSPQPNNQTSPKEDLSALSRAQVSSPTPTLFILEKSQTPPHSAISTLHGRSLGEEPTDYLQEEEASVEEMGRKVEPDTEESQSSQILCEEEKTEVKSDEQLHADISIGETTEFATSPLEERIEPYEATAPNQVLLPLSAVAARSAERENTKREPEHTSLVQEMNVGFPPTVAPEGLEKSDVKMQKECTSSIAEDQHQNGGFKCSRDKSEWTEASISALTTNFGQKTQRLESLESESNKVSNENVQHEVEKEMKDPMKDEEFDESSNISFIQNMESHVDVMEDAQQDSDSVLKVWPSDNIPQILICTNEDKPDIKPLLPDVRQNEHFVLPKIDIMEPEVKEHTLPQPFLTLNTEERESAVLQSEDATYESTVIIQDEPNVLPTHVGMQNDSNLSPTENIQDVDKILEQPHVQNKEELPRTEFSSVPLINVSCTDDKDSDSNVNADISDTSRLFESPPAPPFMVPPISVTCHDSDSEQRVSTHRESTGTETSSLMERGTEYNVAYNKITNPEKAQSRKQNPEGMAEKMADSGPFVNKTTQDNIFPEILKTKSLNETKIENSVSVEDPQRSRTSVDRLYSKPPTHPSLSPASLRKYMSKASPDSDINVSDHQSDKADDDLSGGSTPTTSLSCESSPRLKRRDSLSLIRSATPEELASGARRKIFIPKPKEEGEGPVVGGIDAQGKKETPYMSPSQARRAALLQAPTGQSTPPMERRSPLLSRRKITLEVPKVMEEMSKEELVSTKQEAKPMEKKLDSFKAPQVIRKIRGEPFPDASGHLKLWCQFFNVLSDSTVKWSRDEEEILELKRSGGDESQVALAIVLACNQDCGVYGCSISNEHGADATDYLLSIDVMSGILLSNELEVGEEIEMTPLLFTKGLADCSSWGDKYFGRIMTDTAQIGKGCFHKASRVRVIYGLDPIFESGSACVIKVQNPIAYGTKEGSNLAERNGEITKQECKVQNMIREYCKIFAAEARAVENFGSSLEVIPQYVMYRPANSVPYATVEADLNGDFLKCCVMDAKGRLITQTTSEMEQKCTTFQHWIHQWTHGNLLVTRLEGVESKITNIRVATKSQGYQGLTERASPEVFEQFPTQHYCNYFCGLLGLKPLKSMDSLQQPTKTKGSRSPLASRKLGSSSPQTQRKGHSPQVLRKANSSPKVTRKALETEDNISNAKPEPAESVNILEIR, encoded by the exons ATG ACAATGACTTCCAGAAGACCAATGATCCGCACTTATTCCGGCAATGGGAGGACAAGCAGCTTCGGTGAAGAGGAGGGCATCTCTCCCAATGGCCGACTAGAAAGCCGAAATCCTTACCTCTCAGATGTCCGGCCTGAAAACAG CTATTCAAGGTATTCTCGCTACAGGCCAATGAG GAGCACGTTGTGCACCGTCATGGCTCAGCTGACTGAGGATATACAGCCCTCCTTTGAGACAACCGTGAGATCAAAAGCAGTGTCAGAAAACTGTAATGTGAAGTTCACCTGCATGGTGTCAG GTTACCCAGCACCAGAACTGAAATGGTATAAAGATGACATGGAAATGGACAGATACTGTGGACTCCCAAAATATGAAATCCATCGTAATGGAAAAATCCACAGCCTCCATATTTACAA CTGCACCTTGGATGATGCGGCCATCTATCAGGTCTCAGCCAGCAATAGCAAAGGCATTGTCTCCTGCTCTGGAGTGCTGGAGGTTGGAACCATGAACGAATTTAAAATCCACCAGAGGTTCTTTGCTAAGCTGAAGCATAAagcggaggagaagaagaagaaagacttggaGGCCAAGAAAGAGGATAAAGAAAAtgttgagaaggagagaaagcAGATTAGCCCAGAACGTCCTCCAAGGAAACGGCATGTGCCACCGCTGGAGAAGACGCCAGCAGTCAAGGAGCTGGAGACTGTGGAAAAAATGGGAGCTGCTGCGGAACCTAATGGAATTGACATTGGAATAAAGGAAACAGCCCCAGGGACAACTGAAGATGGTGAGTTAGACAGGGCCATTTCTCCTTCTGAGGAACCATTggctgaaaagaaaatgaagatcTCAAATGGGATCGATGCTGACAttaatggcagcagcagcagttacaGCGGCAGAAGTCGCGCGATGGGGAATGGAGGTGAAAATATGTACGATGGGGGATTCAGTTTGGCTCAGTTTCTGGCAGAGACGCTCCAGTCGCAAGCTGCAGAGGAGAAACAGAACGCTCTCCAAGGGGAGATGCCTAAAGAAAGTGATGCACCTGTTGAATATGCCAGTGTAGAGCAGGATAGAGCGCAAGAGAGGatgcaaaaagagaaaaaacaagagGAAGCACTACAGGAAGAacatgaaagagagaggagagaaagggaaaggTCATCACACACAGTGTCCCACACTAAACCCGGCTCAGAAGCTAAGCATCACAGCAAGACTCACAAGGATCACGATCACCACCACATCCAAGCGTCCATCTCCTCGATGTTCCACACAGTCAAGGGCTTCCTCTTCGGTAAGAGTAAGAAGGAGGCTCAGGAGCACGTTGAGAACAAGGAGAAAGCATCTGACAGCACTCCTCCTTCAACGCAGCTTCCTCAACCAGAATTGGCACCATCATTTCAGCTCCATCTGGAGCATAACCGCGAGTCCAAGACTCCCACAGACGATGTTGTGCCGTTGGAAACAGATACAATAGAAGAGCCTTCGGAAACTGTGTATATAGAAATGGAGTCTGCGTCACTTGTGCAGCACACTGTCCAGGACGCTGTCCTGCCACCTGACAGCGTAGAGAAGTCAACAGCGCAGAGtgtccaagaggaggaggaggatgctggcGAGGCCATGGGGGTGTCTGTCGGGCCGCAGAGCAGCAGTCCAGGTGAAAAAAGCTCATTATCTGAGCTTCAAGCTCCCTCTGAG GAGCATTTTCCGGTCGTCTCTGCTATCGAAGAGGCTTCCAAGAAACTGCAACTTCCAGACTCCCTGGTAGTTTCGCCGCAGCCCAATAACCAGACTTCACCCAAAGAAGATTTATCTGCCTTATCACGAGCGCAAGTGTCCTCCCCCACGCCCACCCtctttattttggaaaaaagCCAGACACCCCCCCATAGTGCTATCTCCACATTGCATGGCCGTAGCCTAGGGGAAGAACCGACTGATTATttgcaagaggaggaggcgagtgTGGAAGAGATGGGCAGAAAAGTTGAACCTGACACAGAGGAGAGCCAGTCTTCACAGATTTTATGTGAGGAGGAGAAAACTGAAGTGAAATCAGATGAACAGCTGCACGCAGATATAAGCATAGGTGAGACTACTGAATTTGCAACATCCCCACTGGAAGAGAGAATCGAGCCCTACGAAGCCACAGCACCAAACCAGGTGCTTTTACCTCTGTCTGCTGTTGCAGCGCGcagtgcagagagagaaaacacgAAACGGGAGCCAGAACACACTTCGCTCGTTCAGGAAATGAATGTAGGATTTCCGCCCACTGTGGCCCCAGAGGGTTTAGAGAAGAGTGACGTAAAAATGCAAAAGGAATGCACCTCTTCTATAGCAGAGGATCAGCATCAGAACGGAGGGTTTAAATGCAGCAGAGACAAGAGCGAGTGGACAGAGGCTTCGATTTCGGCCTTAACAACAAACTTTGGGCAAAAAACGCAGAGGCTGGAATCTTTAGAAAGTGAAAGTAACAAAGTAAGCAATGAGAATGTACAACATGAggtggaaaaagaaatgaaggatCCAATGAAAGATGAGGAGTTTGATGAATCGAGCAATATTTCATTCATACAAAACATGGAAAGTCATGTCGATGTGATGGAGGATGCACAGCAAGACAGCGATTCAGTGCTAAAGGTTTGGCCCTCGGATAATATCCCACAAATCCTAATATGCACGAATGAAGATAAGCCAGATATTAAACCACTTTTGCCAGATGTAagacaaaatgaacattttgttcTTCCCAAAATTGATATAATGGAGCCTGAGGTCAAAGAGCACACTCTCCCACAGCCTTTCTTAACACTAAACACGGAAGAGAGAGAGTCTGCTGTTCTGCAAAGCGAAGATGCAACTTATGAGTCAACAGTGATAATTCAAGACGAGCCAAATGTGCTTCCCACGCACGTAGGTATGCAAAATGATTCTAACCTCTCACCGACAGAGAATATCCAAGATGTCGACAAAATATTGGAGCAGCCACATGTCCAAAACAAAGAAGAGCTCCCTCGAACGGAATTTTCATCTGTCCCTcttataaatgtttcatgtacTGATGACAAGGACAGCGATTCCAATGTGAATGCAGACATTTCAGATACGTCACGGCTGTTTGAAAGTCCACCGGCACCCCCGTTTATGGTGCCGCCAATCTCTGTCACTTGTCATGATAGCGATTCTGAACAAAGAGTGTCCACTCATCGTGAGTCAACAGGAACTGAAACATCTTCTCTCATGGAAAGGGGAACGGAGTACAATGTTGCCTATAATAAGATCACTAATCCTGAAAAAGCTCAAAGCCGAAAACAGAACCCAGAAGGCATGGCAGAAAAGATGGCCGACAGTGGGCCATTCgtcaacaaaacaacacaagacaACATTTTCCCGGAAATCTTGAAGACAAAATCTCTAAATGAGACCAAAATAGAGAATTCTGTGTCTGTTGAGGACCCTCAAAGAAGCAGAACCTCTGTGGATAGACTGTACTCAAAGCCCCCAACACACCCATCACTGAGTCCAGCAAGCCTCCGCAAATACATGTCCAAAGCTTCTCCAGACTCAGACATCAACGTGAGCGACCATCAGAGTGACAAGGCAGACGACGACCTGAGCGGAGGATCGACGCCAACGACATCCCTCTCTTGCGAAAGCAGTCCACGCCTTAAACGGCGAGACAGTCTGTCACTGATACGCTCCGCCACGCCCGAAGAGTTGGCCTCCGGAGCTCGTCGGAAAATTTTCATCCCAAAGCCTAAAGAGGAAGGTGAGGGGCCAGTGGTTGGCGGGATAGACGCTCAGGGCAAGAAGGAGACCCCTTACATGTCACCCAGCCAGGCTCGCAGAGCGGCGTTACTGCAAGCGCCCACGGGTCAAAGTACTCCACCTATGGAGAGGCGCTCGCCACTACTGAGCCGCAGGAAGATCACGTTGGAGGTGCCAAAGGTCATGGAGGAGATGTCCAAAGAAGAACTAGTCAGTACCAAACAAGAAGCCAAACCAATGGAAAAGAAGCTCGATTCTTTCAAAG CTCCACAGGTCATCCGCAAGATCAGGGGAGAGCCGTTCCCGGACGCGTCTGGGCACCTGAAGCTGTGGTGCCAGTTCTTCAACGTACTGAGTGACTCCACCGTCAAGTGGTCCCGAGACGAGGAGGAAATACTGGAACTGAAGAGAAG TGGGGGAGATGAAAGCCAAGTCGCTCTGGCGATTGTTCTAGCATGCAACCAAGACTGTGGGGTGTATGGCTGCTCCATCAGTAATGAGCACGGCGCCGACGCCACTGACTACCTGCTGAGTATAGACG ttatGTCTGGAATTTTACTGAGCAATGAACTTGAAG TCGGAGAGGAGATTGAGATGACCCCGCTGCTCTTCACCAAAGGCCTGGCTGACTGCAGCAGCTGGGGAGACAAGTATTTCGGTCGCATCATGACCGACACCGCGCAAATCGGGAAGGGCTGTTTTCACAAAGCCAGTAGAGTGAGGGTCATTTACGGCCTGGACCCCATCTTTGAATCCGGAAGCGCCTGCGTCATCAAAGTTCAAAACCCCATCGCCTACGGGACCAAAGAGGGGAGCAACCTCGCCGAGAGAAATGGAGAGATCACAAAGCAA GAATGCAAAGTCCAAAACATGATTCGAGAATACTGTAAAATCTTTGCTGCTGAAGCGAGAGCGGTCGAGAACTTTGGTAGTTCCCTGGA AGTGATTCCACAGTATGTGATGTACCGGCCTGCCAACTCCGTGCCCTATGCCACTGTGGAGGCTGATCTTAACGGCGACTTCCTCAAGTGTTGTGTGATGGATGCTAAAGGCAGGCTGATCACGCAAACCACTTCTGAGATGGAGCAGAAATGCACCACCTTCCAGCACTGGATCCATCAGTGGACGCACGGAAATTTGCTCGTCACTCGGCTGGAGG GTGTTGAAAGCAAAATCACTAATATCAGAGTTGCAACAAAGTCACAAGG GTATCAAGGACTAACAGAGAGAGCCTCACCTGAAGTGTTTGAACAGTTCCCAACACAACATTATTGCAACTATTTCTGTGGACTTCTTGGCCTGAAACCTCTTAAGAGTATGGATAGCCTGCAGCAGCCCACCAAGACGAAGGGCTCCAGGAGCCCCCTGGCCTCCCGCAAGCTGGGCTCCAGCAGCCCACAGACACAGCGGAAAGGACACAGCCCTCAGGTTCTTAGGAAGGCAAATTCTAGTCCAAAggtaactagaaaagctctAGAGACAGAGGACAATATATCAAATGCCAAACCCGAGCCTGCAGAAAGTGTTAATATTCTTGAAATCAGGTGA
- the slc28a1 gene encoding sodium/nucleoside cotransporter 1 — protein sequence MNRQPETENDGVQLEVITSANGSGLVNQAFEAEEDITADANNIQRHTEKTKKGIGSYLSNVTKPINATEDYIKAHSKTFKYVVLGILGAGYVAYFIAACVLDFQRATALVVLTCLAVLVKSFELLAEYKGKSISRCFRPAIRWFKSNLKWIKWIFIVVVLALFVAWLIVDNRKRPEQLISFGGVCMFVVLIFLLSAHRTAISWRPVFWGLGLQFCIGIFVIRTQPGLVAFEWLGKQVQTFLDYTKQGSSFVFGDLIADIFAFQALPIVVFFSSVMSILYFLGIMQWLILKISWVMQITMGTSPTETLSVAGNIFVGQTEAPLLIRPYLKDMTKSEIHAVLTGGFATIAGSVMGAFISFGIDASSLISASVMAAPCALAISKLSYPETEDSPFKSKKNIEISCGEERNILEAASSGASASIGLVANIAANLIAFLAILGFINSALSWLGSMVGYPEITFQLICSYVFMPVAFMMGVPYPESFTVAELIGTKLFLNEFVAYEKLSEMKLNRLNGLDEIIGGERQWISVRSEVITTYALCGFANFSSLGIVIGGLSSICPSRRADVSSLVLRAMLTGTCVSLVNACVAGLLFVPSLDCVKLFSVADFNTTNENVQTCCNDLFGSTVINETISFEGLWSTVANATVFFSKCCQCCGLSAADLCN from the exons ATGAATCGTCAGCCAGAAA CAGAAAACGATGGTGTCCAGCTTGAAGTCATAACCAGTGCCAACGGAAGTGGTTTGGTGAACCAGGCTTTTGAAGCAGAG GAGGACATCACTGCCGATGCTAACAACATCCAAAGGCACACTGAAAAGACTAAAAAGGGAATTGGATCATATTTGAG CAATGTGACCAAGCCGATTAATGCCACAGAGGATTACATCAAGGCTCACTCAAAAACCTTCAAATACGTAGTGCTGGGCATCCTCGGAGCAG GCTATGTGGCGTACTTCATTGCAGCCTGTGTATTGGATTTCCAGAGAGCCACTGCTCTTGTGGTCCTAACCTGTTTGGCTGTTCTTGTTAAATCCTTTGAACTCCTGGCGGAGTACAAGGGCAAGAGCATCAGTCGGTGTTTCAGGCCTGCGATTCGATGGTTTAAATCTAACTTGAAATGGATAAAGTG GATTTTCATTGTCGTTGTGTTGGCTCTTTTTGTGGCATGGCTCATTGTTGACAACAGGAAGCGTCCCGAGCAGCTTATTTCTTTTGgaggtgtgtgcatgtttgtcgTGCTTATATTCCTCCTGTCGGCACACAGGACAGCG aTATCATGGAGGCCTGTGTTTTGGGGTCTCGGATTGCAGTTCTGTATTGGCATTTTTGTCATAAGAACACAACCTGGACTCGTAGCATTCGAATGGCTTGGAAAACAAGTGCAG ACATTCCTTGATTATACCAAACAAGGGTCATCGTTTGTTTTTGGGGATCTGATTGCAGACATTTTTGCCTTTCAA GCGTTGCCCATTGTTGTGTTCTTCAGCAGCGTGATGTCTatcctttattttttggggATAATGCAGTGGCTCATTCTGAAG ATCTCATGGGTTATGCAGATAACAATGGGAACCTCTCCTACGGAGACCTTGAGTGTTGCTGGCAATATATTTGTTGGGCAG ACGGAGGCGCCGCTGCTGATCCGGCCATATTTGAAAGACATGACCAAGTCTGAGATACACGCCGTTTTGACCGGTGGATTTGCCACAATTGCTGGCAGTGTCATGGGGGCATTTATCTCATTTGGG ATCGATGCGTCCTCCTTGATATCAGCCTCCGTAATGGCTGCTCCCTGCGCCTTGGCCATCTCCAAACTTTCTTAtccagagacagaggacagtcCCTTCAAGTCAAagaaaaatattgaaatatcATGTGG AGAAGAACGGAACATTCTGGAGGCAGCTAGCAGCGGAGCTTCTGCTTCAATTGGTCTTGTTGCAAACATCGCGGCAAATTTGATAGCCTTTCTTGCTATCCTCGGGTTCATAAATTCAGCTTTGAGTTGGCTTGGAAGTATGGTGGGATATCCTGAAATCACATTTCAG CTCATTTGCTCGTATGTGTTCATGCCAGTGGCCTTTATGATGGGGGTACCATATCCTGAAAGTTTTACTGTGGCCGAACTAATTGGCACAAAACTATTCCTCAATGAGTTTGTGGCTTATGAGAAATTATCTGAAATGAAGCTCAACAGACTGAACGGACTTGACGAAATCATCGGTGGCGAAAGACAGTGGATATCA GTCCGATCAGAAGTAATCACCACTTATGCTCTGTGTGGCTTTGCCAACTTCAGCTCACTTGGTATTGTGATTGGAGGCCTTT CCTCGATATGCCCATCCAGACGAGCTGATGTATCGTCTCTGGTGCTGAGAGCCATGCTCACTGGCACTTGTGTATCTCTTGTCAATGCCTGTGTCGCAG GGCTCCTCTTCGTTCCTTCGCTCGACTGCGTGAAGCTGTTCAGTGTAGCTGATTTCAATACCACAAATGAAAACGTCCAGACTTGCTGCAACGACCTCTTCGGAAG CACTGTAATCAATGAGACCATCTCATTTGAAGGGCTGTGGAGCACAGTGGCAAATGCCACTGTGTTTTTCTCTAAATGCTGTCAGTGTTGTGGTCTTTCTGCTGCGGACCTTTGCAACTAG